A window of Plasmodium malariae genome assembly, chromosome: 12 genomic DNA:
tataaaattagtcCATCCGTTTCTTCTATTATGAATAAAGCTTCTAATATAACTGAAGGGGAAATGACTCCTTTTACGAACATCGGTGTAGGTACGCCATATGTGCAAAGTGAAACGGGTAAAGTTGTACATAAAATTCAACCTGCTACTTCAAATGTGGAGGATATTAAAAAGGAACTAAGTAAATTTGAAGAAATATCAAATAAAGCAAAACTTCTGTCTGCACAAGTGGACAATCCAAAGAAGCCCAAAAAAgacgagaaaaaaaaaaaaaaaaaaaagtatttcaaGTTTTAGGAAAATGGAAGAAGGGGGGGGGAAGAATGTGTTCACATTTGGCGAGCATACGTgcattgtatatatacatacatacgagCTTATACGCATATGATGCATAATTGAATAAAACGTTCTCACAATGCACAAGACATTTTTGTTATGAAGGAATTTTTTAGATATACTTATATCTTTAATTCTCATGCaattttttgattattttgaataattcgaatttttttttatttttgtattcattttattattatttttttttttttttttttgtatgtttttaaggaaaaattgCACTTTTATGTAGCCCTCATTATTTGAagtaacaattttttttaaattggttttttttttttttttttttttttttttattccaaaATTGCTTTTATCggttaatcatttttttatcttttgttgtatgtatattttaactttACCCCCTATTATAATTAACCAAATTTGCTGATTTATGATTTAATGTTTCGGTCCATTTCATAGGTGAAATATCCACGGTAAGTTCACACACCCAGAATTTTGAGTGTATTACCCTTACGAATGtacattatatgtaaatatgaacatatataacaCTAAAAAGcaagtagaaaaaaaaaaaaaaaataccgcAATGCATAGACACTTATAACCTGTGTATTTacattacaaataaaatgtgTCCATAACAAACCCCCCTCAACTTACATTTGGCATTGTGCCAAAATAAAACCTAAACCAAAACaccataaaataaatatatattttaataataacaaaaaaaaaaaaaaaaaaaaaaaaacgtatataatttataaatccTTAGAGTGGGagaaagaatgaaaaaacaaaaagaaaatgaaaaaaaaaggaaaaagtaaCGACgataaaaagttaatattatatgacaTCATGCTTGAAAGTgaatccttttttatattaaaagagtTGGAGGCTCTGGCGCCGAAAAAAGGGATTCGATCTATATTTGTTAAGGgttactatatatatgaatatatatatatatatacatgtacgtagagatatacgtatatgcatatgtgcaTGTGTATGTGCATTTATGAATGATTGCTTCTGGAATTCTGTGAAAAACTGTCCCTTTGTACATTATCAATGAATGTAGACTTGCTTCAGCAACTTGTTGATGATAACAAGGTCAAGTCGGAAAAAGTAGGTTCGCAAAATGTTTTCTGGTATGTACATACAAGTTATACACGTGAACAAACCTTTAAGtatataagtgtatatatttacggAGCAACTTGTTCTTACTTATCGTTGCatattatgaacatatgTCACCTCCTGCTTCatgttctttttaatttcacaCTTTTCAGGGTTTTAAAAACTGAGGAATCCTCGAACTTGCAGAATAAACATCAAGAattaatgtaattaaaaattttgttataacGAGTAATCTAACACACATAAAGTGTATGCATATGCGTAGATAGATCatttattacaatttttttttttttaaaaaaaaagagaaaaaaagggggaatatgaagatattataaaaaaggaaaaggaaggATATGAGGAATTAGTGAATGCTCTAAAAATATCAGATGTAACAGCAgcacatattttttcattcacaacagtttaatatatacatacatatatatatatatatatatgtatatgttcgtgtatgtatataatcgtgtatgtatataaccgtgtatgtatatgtttgcgcatgtatatatttgtgtatgtatataatcgtgtatgtatatgtttgtgcatgtatatatttgtgtacgtatatatatgtgtatgtatatatatgtatatatttatgcatgtatgcGTAACCTAAGCATGTTTCCGCTTACAACAGGACGAGTTAAGgagtaaattaaaagaagttAAAAAACTAACAGACCAATTGgatcataaaaaaaaggaactcgaaaatttaaaaaaaacagatattaaagaaatagaaaaaatgaaagccCAAAACAAGTGTGCTGTTGAGTCTATACAGAGgtgaacaaaaatattatcgtTTCGTTATTGTACTAGTATTTCCCCATACATGTATTCATGTACACGCATATATGAGCACAAATGTATGCACACACAAGTGTATACTAATATCTTATTGTTTGCAATAACATCTTTTAATCTTTATTTTGAACTTGAAAGATggaacaataatatttttatagtaaaaCAATGGATCCAAAATAGAACTGACAGACCTGAAGAAATAGTTGACAGATTACTTGgaatgtaattatattttgaaaaagaaaaagaaaattagcatgcgtataatttaattaaccTGTGCATCTATGAATTAGAGCCGCATATGTTTGTACGTTTGTTTgtgtgcatgtatgtatgtatatatatacatatatagttgtgttcatttatttatttattattatttttttttttttctcatctTAGCAAAGATATATTTCACAATTGGAACTAAAATTGTATAGCACTTGGACTTGCAGCAACTGCTATATTCTGTTATGCATGTGaacacacataaatatatacatacgtacatgtatacatatatacataaatgtatatagatatatattaataaagatGTACATTAATTTTGCATATGTAACGATTTTATACAAACGTAAAACAACTGAAAGTGATCTTAATGGTAATGTTTGAagggataaaaaaaaaaatatatgacaaCCGTATGACTACAATATTACAGCAGGATGAGAGCAATATGACAGCATTATGACAATAATATGATGACAGAACAACAACAATAAGACTAAAATATGATGACAATACAACAAAAATAAGTCAATAATATGATAACAGTACAATAACAATAAGTCAATAATATGGCAACAATATACTATGTTATTAACAAAAGAGGCCAACTTACTTTTGCACATataattacttatttttaaagaataaacTTTTGCTAAAATGATTTTGCAGCGTGTAAGATATTTTCGATTTTGTGAAAAAATcgaaattgtaaaaaaatcaCATGCACGTGTAATTCTCGAATTTAAATATTgccatatatgtatatgtatatatatatatatatgtttacatttaCGCGTTCATAATTAGTTTATTCACGAAAGAtgttgtaaaaattaataaatgcaAAGAACATTCGAGTTTCCTGTTTTTGCactaaaaatgttttattatattatgatgTTGtccaaataataataataataataataataataataaaaaaaaaagacttcGAAAACGCACCATATTTAGTTCAGTACacaatattttcttttttctatgaattttatataaataatattgttgcatttattttttttgtactaatattttttttttttgatctaTCAAAACGTAATACTAAACTGAAAAAAGTCAAAAAAGCTGATTTTGAAGTACTACAAAAATTATGGACATAcaatatgtgcatatatgtataattatatatacatatgtacaacTGCACATGTTCACATATATTATCCTGatgtctttttattttaataaccGTTGTTATAATGTTTTTCTCAGAATTCTATTCTTCAAAGTTAGGGCAGTAATTTGTTCTGTAAGAGCccttttcatatttcttttatgaCATGAAACAACTtccgttttttttttttttttttttttaattttccttaCGAAACTTAagaataaaagataaaagataaaaggataaatatatgtacgtatgtgtgtatgtttacgtttatatttatgattaCATGTTCGTGCTtgtatatgcatgtgtgTGTATACTTTTTCTCGCgtaaagtaaatttttttagctTCTCTCTATTATTCTAAACATAATTGTGTACagcatttttcttttcttttttttttttttttttttttttaaatatttaaagtgTATTTTTACgctttttactatttttataatttttatcttatatttaattaattcttttttaacttaAAAATGAAGTGTTGTAGTAAAAATTGTGTAAATGTAGG
This region includes:
- the MND1 gene encoding meiotic nuclear division protein 1, putative is translated as MKKKGKSNDDKKLILYDIMLESESFFILKELEALAPKKGIRSIFVKDLLQQLVDDNKVKSEKVGSQNVFWVLKTEESSNLQNKHQELIEKKGEYEDIIKKEKEGYEELVNALKISDDELRSKLKEVKKLTDQLDHKKKELENLKKTDIKEIEKMKAQNKCAVESIQRWNNNIFIVKQWIQNRTDRPEEIVDRLLGIKDIFHNWN